The Odocoileus virginianus isolate 20LAN1187 ecotype Illinois chromosome 2, Ovbor_1.2, whole genome shotgun sequence genomic interval TGACTGGGCCTCTGTACTTTCTGGAACCTGTGGGTTGTGTGCATGGCCATGCCGTGGACAAGACTCAGGCTCTGAGTGGCTGAAGGGAGGCTTGGATTTGAAGCCAGATGGGGCCACTAGGAGAGGCTTCCAGAGCTGCCCTTGGGCTCCATGCCTGGGTCAATGCTTCAAGGCTGGCTTCCTGTTTGTGTTCTGAGTCTAGTGGTCCtccacttcccttcccttcagTGGGACATTGATTTGCTTTCTGAGGTCTGGAGGGCGAGAGAGGTTCTCCTGTCCATCTCACAGCCAGGCAGTGGTGGTGGATGAAGGTCCAGTAGCCTCAATAGattgatctgtaaaatgggattgatGATAGACCCTAACTCACAGAATCATGGTGAAGAGGCTGTGATATACAGAAAGTGGGAGCAGTGACAACAAGTCCTCAACAAGTGTGTGTTCTCCTTTCTACACAAGGCTGTCACCAGCTCCCCACAGAAACTCGAGCAACTCACTGAATCTGCGTTTTCATTTCCTTACCCCAGAGTACTCAATAAATAGTGACTCTTCtcttggtgtgtgtgtctggttagggtcttagttgcagcatgtgaacttgtaggtgcagcgtgtgggatctagctccctgaccaggggtggaatctaggccccctgcactgggagcagagtcttagccactggaccaccagcagagtcccagtggtgaagactcctgaTGGAGGCACGAAAGAAACCTGGCGAAGTCTTAGACTCTCCAGGCAGTGGAGTGATGAGGGGCAGCTTTTCTGACTTCCTTTTGAGGCCAGGACTACAGGGCACCAGTAGAGGTCAAATTCTGACTCTCAAGATTCTCTgtcccttcattttttttcttctttcattcaaaCATCTCTCATTAAGCACCTATGATGTGATACAGATTGTGGGCTAGgggactttaaaaaatgaacaattcagTGAGTCTGTTTGGAGGAGCTCCTAGTCTTGTAGGGGCCACAGACATGTACAAAGATGAGGACCACCAAGAAGACTGGGACTATGATAGAGGGAAGGTGGGAGTGTGCCACTGAGggttaaagaagaagaaagtagagggaaaaaagagagagaggaagaagggggaaCATAAAGGGAGGCAACTTTCCAaaggagtaaaaagaaaaaaaaaaaaaaagacctgaataCGACCAATGATGGGCTTTCCATGTTCCACGTGAAATTAGTGCAAAGGAAACCAATATCTATCCATAACGtggtttcagaaaagaaaatcatgaataaagaaatatatgtatgtgttatacaaaaatattaaatttcaatgTAACCAAAAACAGTGAACACATTTTGGGACAAATAAAATTATGGATTCATAAAATCTGCAATTGGCTGTGAGAGATAGATGTAATCCTCCCTCTGACTCAGTTTGCAGGTTCAAAGAGATTTCTCCACTCATAAGCATagtttctgaatatttaaaagaagaagaaaaaaccctAAACTGaacaagctatggtttttccactagtcatgtatggatgtgagagttggaccacaaagaaggctgagtgccaaagaactgatgttttggaACTGTGgagctgaagactcttgagagtcccttggacagcaaggagatccaaccagtcaatcctaaaggaaatcaaccttgaacgttcattggaacgactgatgctgaagctccaatactttggcacctgatgcaaagagccaactcattggaaaagaccctgatgctgggagagattgagggcaagaggagaagggggtgacagaggatgagatggttggagggcattactaactcaatagacatgagtttgagcaaactctaggagatagtgaaggacagggaagcatggcatgctgcaatccatggggttgcaaagagtaggacacagcttagcgactgaaggacaacaaaacaaaacaaaacgaaacaaaaaaactgaactaACTCTTGTCCATTGCTTCACACCAGCTCTCCCCAGCTTTGCCTTGCTTGGTCCACTCAGTTCACACTTCCTTTCAATGTTCCAGCTCTGACTGCTGCTGTTAACTTTATAGTCGtcattcagttgccaagtcatgtctgactcttctcgaccccatggactgcagcacaccaggcttgcctatccctcaccatctcctggaatttgcccaagttcatgtccattgaatcggtgatatcatccaaccatctcatcctctgtcgccctcttagTAACTTTAACAAAATGAAACTGGCTCCTTGAATGTTCCCCTCTACATTGCCCACAGTCTCTTGAGGATAAATAACCCCAAAGGCCAGCCCTGGTCCAGTCCTCATACTCTGattcctccttcctgcctctgtccTCTCTAGGTCTTCAGTTCTGGGAGAGCTTGATGGACACTTTCAGGGTCCTGGAGAAACCCTAGGTACCAGCCCTAAATGACAGTGTAAGACCAAGGATAACAgcccttctccctgccccagcATCTTAGCCTTGTTTTCCCCAAAGACCAGCACAGCTGGAGTCTAATCCTTGCTCCACCACCCAtgacctcaatttccttatccatCAAGTGGGAATAATAACTGTCTCTCACGTACTGAGTTATCTcttgtaaagtgcttagcagCCTGCCCAGCCCagaaaagtgctcaataaacagtaCCTAGCATTGTGGCTGTTGTCACCGGGAAGTGCAGGATGAAAATGATTTCCTGAGTCTGGGACAAAAGCCGGGTTTCCTGGTGCAAGTGAAGCACGCCATTTCAACACCCAGGGACTTAGCAGCCTTTGCTGTCCCCAGAGGGcgtcactctcctttcacttgtCCACTTGACTTTCTCCCTGCCTGCCATCTGTGTTATTTTCTCACCTGTTTTCCAGGGTACTCAAAACCCTCtaaacttttcatctttttttttttttggtcctctcTCTCCAgataataaaagagagagagaacctcCTGATTCTTAAAGAGTTCCAGAGTCCCTTACCATCCAGCCAACAGTCAAGGGCCACACACTCATTCATCTCCATTCCACAAACCACCAATACTCACACactgcctactgtgtgccaggcactgcggTGCTCATTGCTAAGCATAAACTTCACCCTGATCCGAGTTAAGCTGAAGCGGGTTAACTTTCCTCCCAGGtttggctgtgtggccttggacaagctCCTTCACCTCTGAGTCTCCATGTCTCACCTGTGAATTGGAACAATCAATATCCGCCCCGCCGTTGGGATGAAACTAGACCAATCACTCCCCCGCAGCTGGCCGCTACCCGTCGCTGCTGACGGTGTGTATGGACAAGTGCCAGAGACGATTTGGATTCCCGGCTCCAGAtacatttctttgtctttgctCTTTCAAATCGCTTGCTTTCCTAAGTGCCCAAGTATCCAGAATAAAAAGCGAGAATGCCCCGAGCCCTCAGATCGCAGAGCAGAGCCCCTCAGACCGGGGCAGCGTGCCTTCTCCCTGACCTTTTGTTtggccttcacacacacacacacgcacacacactccagAGGCTAcgtttattacacacacacactccagaggCTGggtttattacacacacacactccagaggCTGggtttattacacacacacacacacgcactctcCAGAGGCTGGGTTTATTATTGTCCGTCTTACGAAAATGTAATAAAGTATCTAGACTGGGCGACAATCTTGCTTTTGAATTAACAATGTATGATGCCTGCGGTTCCCTTTCCGGGCTTCTGTGAAATAACGTGTTGTAACAACAGTCGGGCTCCCAGTCTGGCGGCGGGCGCCGCAGTTCTGCGGCGGGAGGCGGGGGGAGCGGGGATCCGGGCTCTCACCGCCCCCCGCGCGCCCCCCCACTTCCCCCCGACTTCCCAAGCCGCCCTGCGCCAGGGCCTCGCCCGCCCCTGGCCCTCTccagcccagcccccacctctTCCGGCCCGCTCTGCCCGCCTCCCGACCCAACCCCGCCTCAAggcctccttccctttccctcagcCCCGCCCCTCAGGTACCCCTCCCCCCTCGCTCCCCCGGCCTCTTCGGGGGGCCCCCAGTCCCAGATTCCCCCTCTCCCAGGCCTCCTACTCCCGGCTTCGTCTCCTAGACCCTGCAGCCCCTTGCCAGGGCCCCTCACGCGAGCCCGACCCCCCTCTCTCGGGGCCCCAGCACCCCCTCTTCGGGCCCGGAGGCGGGAGGCGACTGCGGGTCCCCGGCGGCGCGGCAGGGGGCGCTGCGCGGGCTGAGGTGCTTCGCGGGCTGAGGCGCGGCTGCGGgctgaggcggcggcggcggcggcggcgtgaGGAGGAGGCGGGTGGAGGCGGGGGCGGCGGCAggcgggggggcggggagccGAGAGCTGGAGGGAGGCGAGCGGCGAGACACAGGCTCCGAGGCTCCAGCGAGCGAGCAAGCGACGAGCGAGcccgggagggagggagggagcgagcgagcgagcgagcgagcgagcAAGCAAGCAGTCGCGCCGCCGCCTCGCAATCCGCCGCCATCCCGCCGCCTGACCGCCGCCCGACCGCCATCACCCGGCCCAGTCGCGCCCGCGGAACTAGACCAGGTGGGCCCGGGGCGCGGGACGGCTGGGGGCGGCGCGGGTCCGGGGCGGCGGCGACGGCGGGCGCGGCGCTAAAAGATGGAGGCGGCGCGGCCCGGGGCAGCTTTTGTCTCTCGGCGGCGGCTGACTGACAGCGGCGCTCGGGCCCAGCCGACCTTTGTCCGCGAGCGCGGGGGCTCGgcccgccccgcgccgccgccgtcGGCCCGTGGGGCCGGGCTGGGGGCGACCGTGGGGCGGAGGGTGCGGCGGGCGGCCCTCTCCCCATTGTTGTGGCGTCCTCGAGCGGCCTGGGCTCGGGCGCGCGGCGGAGTCGGGGCGCCCCCGGGGCCGGGGGGCCTCCGGGGGAGGGGCCGCGGAGCGCCCGGGGAGTCGCCTTTCCGGCCCAGATTCCGGCGGCAGCGGGTGTCTCGGCGGCCCGAGGAGTCTGGGCCGGTTTCCTGCCGCCCGGCTCCCCATCTTGCTTCCTCCTGAGAGCGGCCGGGGGATGCAGGGCCGGGGCCCGGGGCCGAACCTCGGGGCCCAGGGGGCGGAGTCCCTCGCCCCCCGCCGGGTGTCCTCGAAGTTGGTGTTCAGGGTTGCCTGCCTGGGTGCGAGAGGCTGGGGGCTCACAGCCGTCCAGACGGCCGCACTTTGAGTGCGGGAACAAGAACATTATTTTCAAAACACTTAATGCTCTGTTGCTGAAAACGTTTAATAATAAACAGGATGTCTCTCCGCTCAGGGCCTGccagatgggtttttttttttcccccctctcttcctccccgccccccccaagtAAACCCCAGCACTGTTGAAATCGCGGGCCTCTGAAGAGTGGATTTGCGTTCGTGAAATTGGAAGgcgttttttgtttgtttgtttttaccgtTTTCTCCCTCTTTCGAAATACTATGGGAGGTCCAAGCCCACCTTGAGGCGAGCCGAGGAGGTGTTTTTCAGCGGAATGGTCGCTTGAAGGAAGAGGGGGAAGGGGGGCTGGGAGCTCTTCGGAGTGTGTCATTTGCTACATGGTTGCCCGA includes:
- the LOC139037004 gene encoding basic salivary proline-rich protein 2-like: MFLFPHSKCGRLDGCEPPASRTQAGNPEHQLRGHPAGGEGLRPLGPEVRPRAPALHPPAALRRKQDGEPGGRKPAQTPRAAETPAAAGIWAGKATPRALRGPSPGGPPAPGAPRLRRAPEPRPLEDATTMGRGPPAAPSAPRSPPARPHGPTAAARGGPSPRARGQRSAGPERRCQSAAAERQKLPRAAPPPSFSAAPAVAAAPDPRRPQPSRAPGPPGLVPRARLGRVMAVGRRSGGGMAADCEAAARLLACSLARSLARSLPPSRARSSLARSLEPRSLCLAARLPPALGSPPPRLPPPPPPPASSSRRRRRRRLSPQPRLSPRSTSARAAPPAAPPGTRSRLPPPGPKRGCWGPERGGSGSREGPWQGAAGSRRRSRE